One Gadus chalcogrammus isolate NIFS_2021 chromosome 7, NIFS_Gcha_1.0, whole genome shotgun sequence genomic window, CAAGTTGAAGGTCAAGTCCAATCCAACCCCCCAAAATAAAGAATTGATGAGTGTGCGTAACAGTGTTGTTAAAGTTGGTGCGTGTTTTATGAATGCATGGCCATGAGAACATACAACACTACACGCTGAGTGATTTCCTCTTGGCAGAGCAGGGGACATCAGCAAGTCAGTACACGGTTAATCCAATTGCTTCTTCCCATGACTGGTAAACAATGAGGGTCTCTCACGAATATTTATGTGCTTGTCTAATCAAGTCGCGTagaggtatttttttttctttgtttattttgggtcggcttagctcaagaggtagagcagttttcttgtaaccgaaaggttgctagttcaatccccagctcctcctagctgaatgtcgatgtgtccctgagcaagacacttaaccctaacggctcctgacgagctggctgtcgccttgcatggttgactctgccgtcggtgtgtcaatgtgtgtattaaccgatgtaagtcgctttggatgaaagcgtctgccaaatgccgtaattgtaatatatttttgtgtgtggcaCCTCAAATGCCTTTAGGTCACCATATAAGGAAAGGTACTGGCTGTCTAGCTGAAACATATCTGATATACATCATATTTTTAATATAGGGATAAGCTTCGCAGCATTTTGTCATGAATGGGTGATTCATTTGACTAGAAGTGAGCTTTGCCTTTTCTCTTAAGCACCGGACCGAAACTCAGGTAATACTTAGGAGTTTGTAGCTAAGAAAGGATTACGATTCAGCTGTCATAAAATACTTGCTGCAACCTGTTTACTAGTAACATTAATCCGACCAAGATATGAATGATGATCAAACAATGAATTGATTGACTCAGTTGGTTGCATGAAATCCGTGACCCTGGTTTTATATAGGGTAACAATTTATTATGATATACCTATACTATTCTAATATTCATACATCTATTTCAGTTTGGTATTAACCATTAACCAGTAAATAGCTGTGTCAGAACTTTAATTTCTTTCTGTAGGTTTGGCTCAAATCATATTCATTCATCAAAATAACAGACACAAATCGTaatcatgaaaagaaaaaactgctGACGATTAAGACGACGAACAAAACTAAATTTTTGAATTTTTATTGTCATCCAGAAACTGAATGAGATGAACTGAGCTGGGTGCTCAATGACAGAGATCAGTTCTCAAACATAGAGATCTTTCTTGAACAACATCTCTTTACTGTTTACAACCTTCAGATTTCTCAGAGCTCCAGATGGCCTGAGCATCCTTGTCAAGGACCAGGTGACCTTCGTTGGACAAGGTCAGACGCATCTTGCTGGAGGGCGTGTCATTATGACTCACAGACGACCACACGGCTTTCCTCTCCTTGGTGTACATAACCAGGTTGTTGTCCTCTTGCAGCAGAACTCTGATTCCCCCATCGTTAGCCGTGTTGGTATGCCAGCATGGAGACCAATTGTAGATGACAAAATTGCCGTCGTCCTGTGATTGGTCGGAATCAAATAATGAAGTTAATGTAAGGTATAGGATGAGGCAACTctatctttcttcttttttcatAAAACAAGCAAGAGAGTATTTAGTACTTCTTGTctattaaaatgttttacttGTTTGGAAGGTTTTGTGAAGTCGTCATTACATTTCCCCTATCTGCTTTGAAACGGTTAATTCAAATTAGGCATCAAACCTTATATGATATGCAAAACTGTAATGAAGTGACGgaaacaaaaataacatttactcataaaacttttttttgctGACCTGAAAGATTGCTTTGAAGTTCCCATCTTTGCTCAAGAGGAAGTCCCCATTACGAAGCTCATGGTTGGTGGCTAAGAAATCCATGATTCTGAAGACACAATAATAAGGACTCAAACATCATCTATGGAGTTGAAGttc contains:
- the LOC130386229 gene encoding B-type lectin plumieribetin-like, whose protein sequence is MINSGLLHYRFTSTSHRNIYICLHRIMDFLATNHELRNGDFLLSKDGNFKAIFQDDGNFVIYNWSPCWHTNTANDGGIRVLLQEDNNLVMYTKERKAVWSSVSHNDTPSSKMRLTLSNEGHLVLDKDAQAIWSSEKSEGCKQ